Genomic DNA from Marinobacter sp. LV10MA510-1:
GCCGCTGCGTTGTCCCAGCCTTGGATTTTCACCCATTTTCCGGCTTCCAGCGCCTTATAGTTTTCAAAGAAGTGATGAATCTGGTTGCGCAGCAGTTCTGGCAAGTCAGTCACGTCTTGTACGTGGGAGTAAGCGGTAGTCAGCTTGTCGTGGGGTACTGCGACCAACTTGGCGTCGCCACCGTTTTCGTCTTCCATGTTCAGCACGCCTACCGGGCGACAACGAATCACAGAGCCAGCCTGGATCGGGTAGGGGGTAATAACCAAGACATCCAGAGCATCACCGTCGTCGGCCAGGGTGTGGGGAATAAAACCGTAGTTAGCCGGGTAGAACATGGGCGTAGCCATAAAACGGTCAACCAGCAAGGCGCCCATGTCTTTGTCCAGCTCGTACTTCACCGGTGAGCTGTTGGCCGGAATTTCAATGGCGACGTAGATATCGTCGGGTGTATTTTTGCCGGCAGGGATGTTGTCGAATTGCATCGGGTGGTCCTTCCTGGGTAGGGTTAAAAAGTGAGCGCCATTGTACGAAACTGCGCGGCTCTGCGAAACTAAACGTTGGTCTGGCATGGCAACCAGCCCAGGCTGCCATGCAGGTCGGGTAGGTCAGCCGCGCTTGAGAGTTTTCACGCCGGTCTTTGTGCCCAGCAGCAGAAGATCGGCAGGGCGGCGGGCAAACAGGCCGTTGGTGACCACACCTACAATCTGGTTCAGACGCTCTTCCACCTGAATCGGGCGCGAGAGGTCCAGGTTATAGACGTCAATAATGATGTTGCCGTTGTCGGTGGTAAAATCATCGCGGTACACCGGGTCGCCGCCAAGTTTCACGATTTCCCGGCCGACGTGGCTCCGGGCCATAGACAACACTTCTAATGGCAGTGGGAATTCACCCAGAATGTCCACTTTTTTGGACTCGTCGGCAATGCAGATAAACGTCTGCGCCACTTCAGCCACGATCTTTTCCCGCGTCAGCGCGCCGCCGCCGCCTTTGATCAGTTCCAGCTGTTCGTTGACTTCATCGGCGCCGTCTATGTAAAACTCCAGATCTGCGGTGCTATTGAGCTCATAAACGGGAATGCCGTGGCTTTTCAGGCGTTCAGCGGTGGCATCGGAGCTGGCCACGGCGCCGTCAAAATCGTTGCGAATGGCCGCCAGCAAATCAATAAAGCAGTTTGCAGTGCTGCCGGTGCCCACACCAATTATGCTGCTGCTGTTCAGGCGGGGGCTGATGTAGTCGATAGCGGCTTTGGCGACCGCTTGCTTCAGTTCGTCCTGGTTCATGGTTGAGCCCGTTGCGGAAAATGAATGGGATACTTGCAGTATACAGCGTCTGGGCTGGCTGCTTATAGACGGTTGCGGGTAAAACTTTCTACACTACGGGTTCTTTCGGTGATGCCCCACGCCAAATCTCTTTCGAATTACGGGGAATTACTTTCGAATCACGCCTAATTCATTCTCAAATTACCTTGCGGAATCGACATGCCCCAACGCTATATCAAGAAAATACTGAATGCCCGCGTTTACGATGTTGCCAATAAAACGCCGCTGACCGAAGCCGTCAGCCTGTCGCGGCGCTTCGGCAACAACATTTTTTTGAAGCGTGAAGATTTGCAGCCGGTATTCTCGTTCAAGATTCGCGGGGCCTATAACAAATTGGTGCAGTTGTCGGAGGAGCAGAAAGCCAAGGGGGTAATCTGTGCGTCCGCCGGTAATCACGCCCAGGGCGTGGCCTTGTCGGCAAAAAAACTGGGCATCAAGGCCGTCATTGTAATGCCCCAGACAACGCCGGAGATTAAAGTGAGGTCTGTGCGTGAGCACGGTGCCAAGGTGGTGCTCAGAGGCGACGCTTTCGACGAAGCCGCGGCCCACGCCCACGAGCTGATTGAAAAGCATGGTTATACCTACATTCCTCCCTACGATGACCCAGACGTGATCGCCGGCCAGGGCACGGTCGCTATGGAGTTGTTCTGGCAGTTCAGCAAGCCCATCCACGCGGTGTTTATCTGTGTCGGCGGTGGCGGGCTGATTGCCGGTATGGCCGCCTACATAAAATATCTGCGCCCGGAGATAAAAGTGATAGGTGTAGAGCCGGAAGATTCAAACTGCCTGCAGGCGGCCATGAAAGCCGGTGAGCGGGTAATACTGGATGAAGTTGGGATATTTGCCGACGGCGTGGCTGTGAAACAGATTGGTGCCTACCCTTGGGAAATCTGTAAAGACCACGTAGACGAAGTGATTACCGTATCCACTGATGAAATCTGCGCCGCGATCAAAGACATTTTTGAAGACACACGCTCCATCGCCGAACCTGCCGGGGCGCTCGGTGTGGCCGGTATCAAAAAATACATAGAACGGGAAAAAATCGAGAACGAAAATCTGATCGCGACCCTCAGCGGCGCCAATATGAACT
This window encodes:
- the ppa gene encoding inorganic diphosphatase translates to MQFDNIPAGKNTPDDIYVAIEIPANSSPVKYELDKDMGALLVDRFMATPMFYPANYGFIPHTLADDGDALDVLVITPYPIQAGSVIRCRPVGVLNMEDENGGDAKLVAVPHDKLTTAYSHVQDVTDLPELLRNQIHHFFENYKALEAGKWVKIQGWDNAAAAKKAIVDAIKAYGG
- the rpiA gene encoding ribose-5-phosphate isomerase RpiA yields the protein MNQDELKQAVAKAAIDYISPRLNSSSIIGVGTGSTANCFIDLLAAIRNDFDGAVASSDATAERLKSHGIPVYELNSTADLEFYIDGADEVNEQLELIKGGGGALTREKIVAEVAQTFICIADESKKVDILGEFPLPLEVLSMARSHVGREIVKLGGDPVYRDDFTTDNGNIIIDVYNLDLSRPIQVEERLNQIVGVVTNGLFARRPADLLLLGTKTGVKTLKRG
- the ilvA gene encoding threonine ammonia-lyase, biosynthetic; translated protein: MPQRYIKKILNARVYDVANKTPLTEAVSLSRRFGNNIFLKREDLQPVFSFKIRGAYNKLVQLSEEQKAKGVICASAGNHAQGVALSAKKLGIKAVIVMPQTTPEIKVRSVREHGAKVVLRGDAFDEAAAHAHELIEKHGYTYIPPYDDPDVIAGQGTVAMELFWQFSKPIHAVFICVGGGGLIAGMAAYIKYLRPEIKVIGVEPEDSNCLQAAMKAGERVILDEVGIFADGVAVKQIGAYPWEICKDHVDEVITVSTDEICAAIKDIFEDTRSIAEPAGALGVAGIKKYIEREKIENENLIATLSGANMNFDRLRYISERTEIGEKREAILAVTIPEKPGAFKTFINALHKRNITEFNYRYADSKQATIFVGIQIQAGGLGRDELVRELRETGYLVLDLTDSDLAKQHIRHMVGGHAPGISNEKVFQFEFPERPGALLKFLMSLGTRWNISMFHYRNHGAAYSRVLLGAEVDDDEVRDFEKMLEKVGFRYENMTDNEAYQLFLGAGNGNGHSS